One window of Mauremys mutica isolate MM-2020 ecotype Southern chromosome 6, ASM2049712v1, whole genome shotgun sequence genomic DNA carries:
- the TICAM2 gene encoding TIR domain-containing adapter molecule 2 gives MGNTNSKRNPPPLPNNTEKGTNVSAGQRDFKQNHELCGLSLDIEGISTKVSEIHSSDEDPEDVFYKFVILHAQNDAAEASRLQHLLQNNFCIKPGIIFAEMPCGRHFLQNLNDAVNRSAWTIILLTEHFLSEAWCEFQSYASLMNALNKQHKYNSVIPLRPLNNPLPREKTPCVLQAINALEEDSPGFAKQVEKIFQESKYRQQQEIWKKERTNETH, from the coding sequence ATGGGAAACACTAACTCTAAAAGAAATCCTCCCCCTCTACCAAACAACACAGAAAAGGGTACCAATGTGAGTGCAGGCCAGAGAGACTTCAAGCAAAATCATGAATTGTGTGGCCTGTCTCTTGACATAGAAGGGATCTCTACAAAAGTTTCAGAAATTCACAGCAGTGATGAGGATCCTGAGGATGTGTTTTACAAGTTTGTGATTCTGCATGCTCAGAATGATGCAGCTGAAGCCAGCCGACTCCAGCATCTGCTACAAAATAATTTTTGTATTAAACCTGGAATAATTTTTGCTGAAATGCCTTGTGGTAGACATTTCTTACAAAACTTAAATGATGCTGTGAATAGGTCAGCATGGACTATTATTCTCTTGACAGAACATTTCTTGAGTGAGGCTTGGTGTGAGTTCCAGTCTTATGCCTCCCTGATGAACGCTCTTAACAAACAGCATAAATATAACTCTGTTATACCACTGAGGCCACTGAATAATCCACTTCCAAGGGAGAAGACTCCTTGTGTCCTGCAAGCCATTAATGCACTGGAAGAAGATAGTCCTGGCTTTGCTAAACAAGTGGAGAAGATTTTCCAGGAGTCGAAATACAGGCAACAGCAAGAAAtatggaaaaaagaaagaacaaatgaGACACACTAG